CTTTTAACCGACGCTGATTGCGTCGGAATGAATGAAGTTATCCACCCGTCATGTGACGGATGGATGAAAATCATAAGCGCTGATTATGCGCCTGCAGCCGGAGCTTCGAGAGCTGGCTCAACAGGAGCCTCTACCTGCGCACCAACGTCGATACCCATAGCGCCCTGCTGACGTGCAATGCCGTCAAGAGCAGCACGAGCGATCAGATCGCAATAAAGCGAAATAGCGCGAGCAGCATCGTCGTTGCCTGGAATTGGGTAGTCGATCTGGTCTGGGTTACAATTCGAGTCGATGATCGCAACAACTGGAATGCCGAGACGCTTGGCTTCCTGAATAGCAATCGCTTCCTTGTTGGTATCAACGATGAACATAAGGTCAGGAACCGAGCCCATGTCCTTGATGCCGCCGAGAGCGCGGTCAAGCTTTTCGCGTTCGCGTTCGAGGTTCAGGCGTTCCTTCTTCGAGTAGCCCTGAGCGTCGCCAGCGAGAATTTCGTCGAGCTTGCGCAGACGCTGGATCGAGTTTGAAATCGTCTTCCAGTTGGTCATCATGCCGCCGAGCCAGCGTGCATTAACATAATACTGAGCCGAACGTGCTGCAGCATCAGCAATGATGTCAGAAGCCTGACGCTTCGTGCCAACGAACAGAACACGACCGCCGCGAGCAACAGTGTCTGAAACGAGCTTCAGAGCATTGTGCAACAGAGGAACGGTCTGCGACAGATCGAGAATGTGGATATTGTTGCGGTCGCCATAGATGTATGGAGCCATCTTTGGGTTCCAGCGGTGAGTCTGGTGACCGAAGTGAACACCAGCTTCAAGAAGCTGACGCATGCTGAATTCAGGCAATGCCATCTGTATTTTCCTTTTCCGGTTTAACCTCCACGGGCTGAGGCGATTGCTCGCCACCGGAGGCTGAGGCCGGATTTCTCCCGGCAAAAGCCCAATCCCGTGTGTGGAATAGGCGCGCTGTTAAACCAACACGCCGATAAATGCAAGTCTTTCGCTAATTATAACGCATTTGGCTCTGGCTAGTGCATCACTTGCAATCTGCATTTGTGGCATTGTCATCATAAAGATCAAGTTTAACCAGCTTGCCGCGCATCGAGAAATCACCATAG
This genomic stretch from Brucella pseudogrignonensis harbors:
- the rpsB gene encoding 30S ribosomal protein S2 yields the protein MALPEFSMRQLLEAGVHFGHQTHRWNPKMAPYIYGDRNNIHILDLSQTVPLLHNALKLVSDTVARGGRVLFVGTKRQASDIIADAAARSAQYYVNARWLGGMMTNWKTISNSIQRLRKLDEILAGDAQGYSKKERLNLEREREKLDRALGGIKDMGSVPDLMFIVDTNKEAIAIQEAKRLGIPVVAIIDSNCNPDQIDYPIPGNDDAARAISLYCDLIARAALDGIARQQGAMGIDVGAQVEAPVEPALEAPAAGA